In Zunongwangia profunda SM-A87, the following proteins share a genomic window:
- a CDS encoding type III pantothenate kinase — MNLVIDLGNTFAKIAVFQNHRVLESFKFLKSEKNKKIEKIFQKYPQIEFSILSSVLKDDDSLKKILQKHSVLYYLDHQIKLPFENKYSSPETLGKDRIALAAAAVYAYPKQNCLVIDAGTCVTYDVVNSESEYLGGGISPGLQMRFQAVHKFTEKLPLIQSDSNHLKLIGNSTKESLRSGIYFGFAAEIDGMISRYYSEFKDLTVILTGGDLLFLSKRLKNSIFANSNFLLEGLNYILEYNKTQ, encoded by the coding sequence ATGAATCTTGTTATTGATCTTGGGAATACTTTTGCGAAAATTGCTGTTTTTCAAAATCATAGGGTTTTGGAAAGCTTTAAGTTTCTGAAGTCGGAAAAAAATAAAAAAATTGAAAAAATTTTTCAAAAATATCCCCAGATTGAATTTTCGATACTTTCCAGTGTGTTGAAAGATGATGATTCATTAAAAAAAATACTTCAAAAGCATTCTGTTTTATATTATTTAGATCATCAAATAAAACTGCCTTTTGAAAATAAATACAGTTCTCCCGAGACATTGGGTAAAGATCGTATAGCCCTTGCAGCGGCAGCAGTATATGCCTATCCAAAGCAAAATTGCCTAGTGATCGACGCAGGAACCTGTGTGACTTATGATGTTGTTAATAGTGAATCTGAATATTTAGGAGGAGGGATTTCTCCTGGTTTGCAAATGAGATTTCAGGCCGTACATAAGTTTACCGAAAAATTACCGTTAATACAATCAGATAGTAACCATCTAAAATTGATAGGGAACTCTACAAAAGAAAGTTTAAGAAGTGGTATTTATTTTGGTTTTGCCGCAGAAATTGATGGAATGATTAGCCGTTATTATTCAGAATTTAAAGATTTAACAGTTATTTTGACGGGTGGTGATCTTCTATTTTTGTCAAAGCGACTAAAAAATAGCATATTTGCGAACTCAAATTTTCTTTTAGAGGGTTTAAACTACATTTTAGAATATAATAAAACTCAATGA
- a CDS encoding membrane protein has protein sequence MIKRFIVIVALFSAFWAKAQENTSSPYSYYGVGITNFKGTVENRAMGGLSTFSDSIHMNLTNPAGYGKLARTTYVVGASVESTKQETQGAEDRTKNVSLDYLGLGVPVGRFGFGVGLIPYSSVGYRIYDIEENGASRLRGRGGMNKVFLSAAYAISRDLSIGVNADYNFGNIQHRRTVVREGIQYGTRDIDRSDISGFNFNFGLDYQTKLKNGLKLHASAVYTPEADITSESYREIGNVLFTANGENIFNVKTFDMESQDITLPSKATFGLGIGRPNKWFLGGEYSAFGSIPEISVFNTPVNDVEYNDGNAYRLGGYIVPEYSSLTSYFKRVVYRFGGRFEETGLQLNGESIDEFGISFGLGLPIGGDFSNLNLGLEYGQRGTTNSGLIQENFFKLSIGLSLNDQWFVKRKFN, from the coding sequence ATGATTAAACGATTTATAGTAATCGTAGCTTTATTTTCTGCGTTTTGGGCGAAAGCTCAGGAAAACACTTCTTCGCCGTATTCTTATTACGGCGTAGGGATCACCAATTTTAAAGGAACTGTGGAAAACAGGGCCATGGGAGGTCTTAGTACATTTTCGGATAGTATTCATATGAACCTTACAAATCCTGCAGGATATGGTAAGCTGGCCAGGACCACTTATGTCGTAGGGGCAAGTGTAGAGTCTACAAAGCAAGAAACTCAGGGAGCAGAAGATCGAACCAAAAATGTTTCTTTAGATTATTTAGGATTAGGTGTTCCTGTTGGGCGTTTTGGTTTTGGTGTGGGATTAATCCCATATTCTTCAGTTGGATATCGAATTTATGATATTGAAGAAAATGGAGCCAGCAGGTTAAGAGGCCGTGGAGGAATGAATAAAGTATTTCTTTCTGCCGCATACGCCATAAGCAGGGATTTAAGTATTGGAGTAAATGCAGATTACAATTTTGGAAATATTCAGCATAGAAGAACGGTTGTAAGAGAAGGTATACAATATGGTACCCGGGATATAGATCGCTCTGATATATCAGGTTTCAATTTTAATTTTGGATTAGACTATCAAACAAAATTGAAAAATGGATTAAAATTACATGCTTCTGCTGTTTATACACCTGAGGCTGATATAACATCAGAGAGTTATAGAGAGATTGGGAATGTACTATTTACCGCAAATGGGGAAAACATATTTAATGTGAAGACTTTTGATATGGAGTCTCAAGATATAACATTACCATCAAAAGCAACATTTGGTTTAGGGATTGGTAGACCAAATAAATGGTTTTTAGGAGGAGAATATTCCGCATTTGGAAGTATACCGGAAATCTCGGTTTTTAATACTCCGGTGAATGACGTAGAATATAATGATGGTAACGCATATCGATTGGGAGGTTATATTGTACCAGAATATAGCTCACTTACAAGTTATTTTAAACGTGTTGTTTATCGCTTTGGAGGACGTTTCGAAGAAACTGGGTTGCAGCTTAATGGAGAGTCTATTGATGAGTTTGGCATATCTTTTGGATTAGGATTACCGATTGGAGGAGATTTCTCTAATCTTAATCTGGGTCTGGAGTATGGACAGCGCGGTACAACTAACTCAGGTTTAATACAAGAGAATTTTTTTAAATTATCAATTGGTTTATCTTTGAATGACCAATGGTTTGTAAAGAGAAAGTTTAATTAA